A window of the Comamonas sp. Y33R10-2 genome harbors these coding sequences:
- a CDS encoding L-lactate permease codes for MVWQQVYDPLSNMWLSTLLAAIPVVVMLVGLGFLHMKAHMAAGAGLIAALLIAVFVYNMPTEMAGRAALFGGFTGLLPIGWIVLNIIFLHQLTEQNGSFKVLQDSLSGITEDRRIQLLLIAFSFGAFFEGAAGFGTPVAVTAAILIGLGFSPLAASGLSLIANTAPVAFGALGTPVITLAKVHGYDLMEVTAMVGRQLPFFSVLVPFWLIWAFAGRKGMMEIWPAILVTGLSFAIPQYLVSNFIGPELVDIIAAIVSMGSLVLFLRYWQPKRIWTSASLRGKDVSAAEAKPPQPMIKHSKSALIAAWTPWIILSVFVFIWGLPPVKAWLNSLFAPAFPMAGLHNLIEKMPPVVPQPTKEGAIYTLNLLSATGTAILLSAIVSAFVMKYSPVAIVRTFFKTTWLVRYSLITIVLMLALGTLTRYSGTDTTLGLAFANTGMFYPFFGTLMGWLGVALTGSDTASNVLFGGMQKVAAEQLGLSPNLMGAANSSGGVMGKMIDAQSIVVASTATRWFNHEGDILRYVFFHSIALASLMGIFVTLQAYVWPFRLMVN; via the coding sequence ATGGTTTGGCAACAGGTCTATGACCCACTCTCAAATATGTGGCTCTCCACATTGCTTGCGGCCATCCCGGTCGTGGTGATGCTGGTGGGCCTTGGCTTTTTACACATGAAGGCCCATATGGCCGCTGGTGCGGGGCTGATTGCTGCGCTGCTGATTGCGGTGTTTGTCTACAACATGCCTACCGAGATGGCAGGGCGTGCAGCATTGTTTGGCGGCTTTACCGGCCTGCTACCCATTGGCTGGATTGTGCTGAACATCATCTTCTTGCACCAGTTGACGGAGCAAAACGGCAGCTTCAAGGTGTTGCAGGATTCGCTGTCCGGCATTACTGAAGACCGCCGCATTCAGCTGCTGCTGATTGCCTTCTCCTTTGGCGCGTTCTTTGAAGGTGCAGCCGGCTTTGGCACCCCCGTGGCCGTGACCGCCGCAATCTTGATTGGACTGGGATTTTCGCCGCTAGCAGCGTCTGGCCTGTCACTGATCGCCAACACCGCTCCCGTCGCGTTTGGCGCACTGGGCACGCCCGTGATCACACTGGCCAAGGTGCATGGCTATGACTTGATGGAAGTCACCGCAATGGTGGGCCGCCAGTTGCCATTTTTCTCCGTCTTGGTACCGTTTTGGCTGATTTGGGCCTTTGCCGGGCGCAAGGGAATGATGGAAATTTGGCCCGCTATTTTGGTGACTGGCCTGTCATTCGCCATACCTCAATATCTGGTCTCGAACTTCATCGGCCCTGAGCTGGTGGACATCATTGCGGCCATTGTGTCCATGGGCAGTCTGGTGCTGTTTCTGCGTTATTGGCAACCCAAGAGAATCTGGACATCAGCTTCGCTGCGCGGCAAGGATGTCAGCGCTGCTGAAGCCAAGCCACCGCAGCCCATGATCAAACATAGCAAGAGCGCTCTGATTGCAGCCTGGACACCTTGGATCATCCTCTCGGTCTTTGTCTTTATCTGGGGACTGCCGCCTGTGAAAGCATGGCTCAACAGCTTGTTCGCGCCAGCCTTCCCTATGGCAGGCCTGCACAATCTGATCGAGAAAATGCCTCCGGTCGTACCGCAGCCCACCAAAGAGGGCGCCATCTACACGCTGAACCTGCTTTCCGCCACGGGCACAGCTATCTTGCTGTCGGCGATCGTCAGCGCTTTTGTCATGAAGTACAGCCCGGTCGCTATCGTCCGCACCTTCTTCAAGACAACATGGTTGGTGCGCTACTCGCTGATCACCATCGTGCTGATGCTGGCGTTGGGTACGCTCACCCGCTACTCCGGCACCGACACCACGTTGGGACTGGCCTTTGCCAACACCGGCATGTTCTACCCCTTCTTTGGCACCTTAATGGGCTGGCTGGGTGTGGCGCTCACAGGGTCTGACACGGCATCCAACGTTTTGTTTGGCGGCATGCAAAAGGTAGCGGCAGAGCAACTGGGGCTTTCACCCAACCTCATGGGTGCAGCCAATAGCTCAGGCGGTGTGATGGGCAAGATGATCGACGCGCAGTCCATCGTTGTGGCATCGACCGCCACGCGCTGGTTCAACCACGAAGGCGACATCCTGCGCTATGTGTTCTTCCACTCGATTGCACTCGCCAGCCTGATGGGCATTTTTGTGACCTTGCAGGCGTATGTGTGGCCGTTTAGGTTGATGGTCAATTAA
- a CDS encoding alpha-hydroxy acid oxidase gives MSDLSKITCIEDLRVVAKRRVPRMFYDYADSGSYTQGTYQSNEDDFQKIKLRQRVAVNMEGRSTRSTMIGQDVAMPVAIAPTGLTGMQHADGEILGAKAAKAFGVPFTLSTMSICSLEDIAEHTDRHPFWFQLYVMRDKAFMERLIHRAKAANCSALVVTLDLQILGQRHKDIKNGLSTPPKPTIVNLLNLATKPHWCLGMLGTKRRSFGNIVGHVDGVGDVSSLSSWTADQFDPRLNWSDVEWIKKLWGGKIILKGVMDAEDARLAAQTGADALIVSNHGGRQLDGAPSSIAALPSIAEAAGKDIEVWMDGGIRSGQDVLKARALGAQGTMIGRSFLYGLGAYGQQGVSKALQIIHKELDTTMAFCGHTNINNVGKEILLPGTYPKPFELS, from the coding sequence GTGAGCGACCTCTCCAAAATCACCTGTATTGAAGACCTGCGCGTGGTGGCCAAGCGCCGCGTGCCACGCATGTTTTATGACTATGCGGATTCGGGCTCTTACACCCAAGGCACGTATCAGTCGAACGAAGACGACTTTCAAAAGATCAAGCTGCGCCAGCGCGTGGCCGTGAACATGGAAGGTCGCAGCACGCGCAGCACCATGATTGGTCAGGACGTCGCCATGCCGGTGGCCATTGCTCCCACAGGCCTGACAGGTATGCAGCATGCGGATGGCGAGATTTTGGGTGCCAAGGCGGCCAAGGCTTTTGGCGTGCCGTTTACTCTGTCCACTATGAGCATTTGCTCGCTAGAGGACATTGCCGAGCACACCGATCGCCACCCTTTTTGGTTTCAGCTTTATGTGATGCGCGACAAGGCCTTTATGGAGCGCTTGATACACCGCGCTAAAGCCGCAAATTGCTCAGCGCTGGTGGTGACGCTGGATTTGCAGATTCTGGGTCAGCGCCACAAAGACATTAAAAACGGCTTGTCCACGCCGCCTAAACCCACGATTGTCAACCTGCTCAACCTTGCCACCAAGCCGCATTGGTGTTTAGGAATGCTGGGTACCAAGCGCCGCAGCTTTGGCAATATCGTCGGCCATGTCGATGGCGTGGGCGATGTGTCATCGCTGTCGTCCTGGACGGCCGATCAGTTCGATCCAAGGCTTAACTGGAGCGATGTGGAATGGATCAAAAAGCTTTGGGGCGGCAAGATCATTTTGAAGGGCGTAATGGATGCTGAAGACGCGCGTTTGGCGGCGCAGACGGGCGCTGATGCGCTGATTGTCAGCAACCATGGCGGGCGTCAGCTCGATGGTGCGCCTTCGTCAATTGCGGCCTTGCCCTCGATTGCAGAGGCTGCCGGAAAAGATATCGAAGTGTGGATGGATGGCGGCATTCGCAGTGGCCAAGACGTGCTCAAAGCGCGAGCCTTGGGTGCGCAAGGCACGATGATTGGTCGCAGCTTTCTATACGGCTTAGGCGCTTATGGTCAGCAAGGCGTGAGTAAGGCATTGCAGATCATCCACAAGGAACTCGATACGACGATGGCCTTTTGCGGTCATACGAATATCAACAATGTGGGCAAAGAAATTTTGCTGCCCGGGACCTACCCCAAGCCGTTTGAACTGAGCTGA
- a CDS encoding YidB family protein: MFENVISEVGSRLGLGDQAKPLVQMLAGYIANPATGGLSGFLNKFRNAGLGTMVQSWLGDSSSPQAPSNEQLQNILGEKEGLLDKISARTGLPLDRVATAISALLPMLISRLTPGGTIPTVLPTEFASFASQGQSLMGMVTGGLGAAAAGVGATAAAVGAGAAHAGHTARETVSSAAAAVPAESSGIAKWLPWLIGALVVIFGISYCSKQKTDVPAPAPAAVPAPVTPEPTPTPVPEPTPAPAATAPDTSAPAASTAATPASDSFTAPVGAGILDGMLQDTPLLRVFFDSGKVEVAAEFAEKVKPMVAFLQANPDVKAVVSGFNDPTGDAVKNAELSKKRAQAVQAALVMAGVPQDRTVLEKPAETTDTAATNAASRRVDVMLRK; the protein is encoded by the coding sequence ATGTTTGAAAACGTAATTTCTGAGGTGGGTTCCCGTTTGGGTCTTGGCGATCAGGCCAAGCCTCTGGTTCAGATGCTGGCTGGCTACATTGCCAATCCTGCAACTGGCGGTCTTTCGGGCTTTCTAAATAAATTCCGCAATGCTGGGCTGGGCACCATGGTGCAAAGCTGGCTGGGTGATTCGAGCAGCCCTCAGGCGCCTAGCAATGAGCAGTTGCAAAACATTTTGGGCGAGAAAGAAGGCTTGCTGGACAAGATTTCCGCACGCACGGGTCTGCCGCTCGACCGAGTAGCCACGGCTATTTCAGCGCTGCTACCCATGCTGATATCGCGCCTGACACCCGGTGGCACCATCCCCACTGTATTGCCCACTGAGTTCGCAAGCTTTGCCAGTCAAGGTCAGTCCTTGATGGGCATGGTGACTGGTGGCCTAGGCGCAGCCGCTGCAGGAGTAGGCGCTACAGCAGCTGCGGTAGGTGCTGGTGCAGCTCACGCAGGGCATACCGCACGCGAGACGGTTTCTTCAGCCGCTGCCGCCGTGCCAGCCGAAAGCAGTGGCATTGCAAAGTGGCTGCCTTGGCTGATTGGCGCGCTGGTGGTGATTTTTGGTATTAGCTACTGCTCCAAGCAAAAAACAGATGTGCCTGCACCGGCTCCAGCTGCTGTGCCAGCACCCGTCACGCCTGAACCAACACCTACACCTGTGCCTGAACCTACGCCAGCGCCAGCAGCGACGGCTCCTGACACGTCTGCGCCAGCCGCTTCCACTGCCGCGACACCTGCAAGCGACAGCTTTACGGCGCCTGTTGGGGCAGGCATTTTGGACGGCATGCTGCAAGACACACCGCTGCTGCGCGTGTTCTTTGACTCTGGCAAGGTGGAGGTAGCCGCCGAGTTTGCTGAAAAGGTCAAGCCCATGGTGGCCTTTTTGCAAGCCAACCCTGATGTGAAGGCCGTGGTGTCTGGCTTCAACGATCCCACAGGCGATGCGGTGAAGAACGCCGAGCTGTCCAAGAAGCGTGCTCAGGCAGTGCAAGCTGCGTTGGTGATGGCGGGTGTGCCACAAGACCGCACAGTTTTGGAAAAGCCCGCTGAGACAACGGATACGGCGGCCACCAACGCCGCATCGCGCCGCGTGGATGTGATGCTGCGCAAATAA
- a CDS encoding DMT family transporter, whose product MAVGAEYMWVPVVVFAAAAQTVRNTAQRTLTAQVGTMPATLVRFLYGLPFAIVYLLALYGFGDHPLALPQFSAAYLGWIAIGAAFQVAATAALLMAMKERNFAVAVTLSKTEVLQVALFAAMFLHELPTRWALLAMVLATVGVLMLSLPPRGQLFTLAAWASKSSMYGLICGACFALATVGFRGAAVEIARLGVDSPWISGAWGVLMAQSMQSLVMGAWIAKTNEQGLRPIFKAWRISLLAGSMGAAASIAWFTAYAMQGVAAVRTLGMVEVAFSYLISRRIFSEQLSLSEKLGMALMMLGLVLICLQF is encoded by the coding sequence ATGGCTGTTGGGGCTGAATATATGTGGGTGCCCGTGGTGGTGTTTGCCGCCGCTGCGCAGACGGTCAGAAACACGGCCCAGCGCACGCTAACGGCGCAGGTTGGTACCATGCCTGCCACTTTGGTGCGCTTTCTCTACGGTTTGCCATTTGCCATCGTCTATTTGTTGGCGCTGTATGGGTTTGGCGATCATCCTCTGGCGCTGCCGCAGTTCAGCGCTGCCTATCTGGGCTGGATTGCCATAGGTGCGGCCTTTCAGGTGGCGGCCACGGCGGCTTTGCTCATGGCGATGAAAGAGCGCAACTTTGCGGTGGCGGTGACTCTGTCTAAAACCGAGGTGCTGCAAGTGGCGCTGTTTGCGGCCATGTTTTTGCACGAGCTGCCCACGCGCTGGGCGCTGCTGGCGATGGTGCTGGCCACCGTCGGAGTGTTGATGCTGTCCCTGCCGCCGCGCGGCCAGCTCTTTACGCTGGCGGCATGGGCGAGTAAATCTTCGATGTATGGGCTAATTTGCGGCGCTTGCTTTGCACTGGCTACCGTTGGCTTTCGCGGCGCGGCGGTAGAAATTGCGAGACTGGGTGTCGATTCGCCCTGGATCTCTGGTGCTTGGGGCGTGCTGATGGCGCAGAGCATGCAGTCGCTGGTCATGGGGGCTTGGATAGCGAAGACCAATGAACAGGGGTTACGCCCCATCTTCAAGGCTTGGCGTATTTCTTTGCTTGCCGGCAGCATGGGCGCGGCGGCATCCATTGCGTGGTTCACGGCTTATGCCATGCAAGGCGTAGCGGCGGTGCGCACTTTGGGCATGGTCGAGGTAGCTTTCAGCTACCTGATCTCTCGCAGAATCTTCAGCGAGCAGCTATCGCTGAGCGAGAAGCTGGGCATGGCGCTGATGATGCTGGGGCTGGTTCTTATCTGCTTGCAGTTTTAA
- a CDS encoding amino acid permease produces the protein MSQPNSNQQPGQATPATLATLANGSSDTAQPQLHRVLKQRHLSMIAIGGAIGTGLFVASGSAISQVGPGGAVLTYLLIGIMVYYIMTSLGELAAFMPVAGSFSTYASRYVDRGFGFALGWNFWFSWAVVVAVDLVAAQLVMAYWLPDVPGILWSGLFLLLMLSLNAFSTRGFAEAEYWFALIKVVAVVAFLITGVLILFGIISSGHTPGFENWTTGDAPFVGNFATFVGVAMIVAYSFQGTELVGVAAGESENPRENVPRAIRQVFWRILLFYVLAIIVIGFLIPYTDPQLLRTDVADIAVSPFTLVFQHAGLLSAATVMNAVILTSVLSAGNSGMYAATRMLFNMATEGNAPRIFSKLTKNGVPLYALIASTVIASLCMFSSMYSPQAVYIWLLNLAGMTEFIVWLGIAVSHYRFRRGYVMHGHGVQDLPYKAGAFPFGPIFAFVLCLIVTLGQNYQAFLEDRIDWGGVISTYLGIPLFLLFWLGYWLVKRKTWVSYADMRFDELEEIKREKLKTP, from the coding sequence ATGTCCCAACCCAACTCCAACCAGCAACCCGGTCAGGCCACGCCGGCCACGCTGGCCACACTGGCGAATGGCAGCAGTGACACCGCGCAGCCCCAGTTGCACCGGGTGCTTAAACAGCGCCACCTGAGCATGATTGCCATTGGCGGCGCCATTGGTACAGGTCTCTTTGTGGCCTCTGGCTCAGCCATCTCTCAGGTCGGCCCCGGCGGTGCAGTGCTGACCTATTTGCTCATCGGCATCATGGTGTACTACATCATGACCAGCTTGGGTGAACTTGCTGCGTTCATGCCTGTTGCAGGTTCTTTTTCGACCTACGCTTCGCGCTATGTAGATCGCGGCTTTGGCTTTGCGCTGGGGTGGAACTTCTGGTTCAGCTGGGCCGTGGTGGTGGCGGTCGATTTGGTTGCCGCGCAGCTAGTCATGGCTTACTGGCTGCCCGACGTGCCGGGCATTCTTTGGAGCGGCTTGTTTTTGCTGCTGATGCTGAGCCTTAACGCGTTTTCAACCCGAGGTTTTGCAGAGGCTGAATACTGGTTTGCTTTGATCAAAGTGGTGGCAGTAGTGGCCTTCTTGATCACCGGCGTGCTGATTTTGTTTGGCATCATCAGCAGCGGTCATACGCCCGGTTTTGAGAACTGGACCACAGGCGATGCGCCCTTTGTCGGCAACTTCGCCACCTTTGTGGGTGTTGCCATGATCGTGGCTTACTCCTTCCAAGGCACTGAGTTGGTGGGCGTGGCTGCTGGCGAATCGGAGAACCCCCGCGAGAACGTGCCCCGCGCCATTCGCCAAGTGTTTTGGCGCATCTTGCTGTTTTATGTGCTGGCCATCATCGTCATTGGCTTTTTGATTCCCTATACCGACCCGCAACTGCTGCGCACCGATGTGGCCGACATTGCCGTCAGCCCCTTCACACTGGTGTTTCAGCATGCAGGCTTGCTGTCTGCAGCGACGGTGATGAATGCGGTGATTTTGACCTCGGTGCTGTCTGCCGGTAACTCCGGAATGTATGCCGCCACGCGCATGTTGTTCAACATGGCGACGGAGGGCAATGCGCCGCGCATTTTCTCCAAGCTGACCAAGAACGGCGTGCCACTGTATGCGCTGATCGCCAGCACCGTCATTGCCAGCCTGTGCATGTTCTCGTCCATGTACAGCCCGCAAGCTGTCTATATCTGGCTGCTGAACTTGGCAGGTATGACCGAGTTCATCGTCTGGCTGGGCATTGCTGTGAGCCACTACCGCTTTCGCCGCGGTTATGTGATGCACGGACATGGTGTGCAAGACCTGCCATACAAGGCCGGCGCCTTCCCGTTTGGCCCCATCTTTGCGTTTGTGCTGTGCTTGATCGTGACGCTGGGTCAGAACTACCAAGCCTTTTTAGAAGACCGTATCGACTGGGGCGGCGTGATCTCGACCTATTTGGGTATTCCTCTGTTCCTGTTGTTCTGGCTGGGTTATTGGCTGGTCAAGCGCAAGACTTGGGTGAGTTACGCCGATATGCGGTTTGATGAGTTGGAAGAAATAAAAAGAGAAAAGTTGAAGACCCCCTGA
- the dinB gene encoding DNA polymerase IV produces MDAFYASVELLRYPQLKGLPVVIGGGRRAPDDALLVKHAGLALSEIPVADFPLLRDYTGRGVITTATYPARQFGVGSAMGIMKAAKLCPQAILLPVDFSQYRRFSREFKEIILSIAPVMENRGVDEVYIDFTHVPGGQREGGRVLARLIQKTIFEATGLTCSVGVAPNKLLAKMASEFNKPNGISIVQAEDLQTQIWPLPCRKVNGIGPKADEKLKNLGIETIGDLAAKSLPQLLQWFGKSYGHWLHESAWGRDERAVVTQSEPVSMSRETTFERDLHAVHDKAELGAVFTDLCERVADDLRLKGYVGRTVGIKLRYDDFKIATRDLTLALPVQDAAAIRQAAGQCLKRVPLAKRMRLLGVKVSGLISEQAWQASEHDPVARESLLRPQNLTSIKNSDPYTVSLF; encoded by the coding sequence ATGGATGCGTTTTATGCGTCAGTGGAGTTGCTGCGCTACCCGCAGCTCAAAGGCTTGCCGGTGGTAATTGGCGGTGGGCGTAGAGCGCCTGATGACGCCTTGCTCGTAAAGCATGCGGGGCTGGCGTTGTCAGAGATTCCTGTGGCTGATTTCCCTTTGCTGCGCGACTACACAGGGCGTGGCGTCATCACTACGGCGACTTATCCTGCGCGGCAGTTTGGCGTGGGCTCGGCCATGGGCATCATGAAGGCCGCCAAGCTGTGCCCGCAGGCTATTTTGCTGCCGGTGGACTTTTCCCAGTACCGGCGCTTTTCACGCGAATTTAAAGAAATCATTCTCTCAATTGCTCCTGTCATGGAGAACCGGGGTGTGGATGAGGTCTACATAGACTTCACCCATGTCCCTGGTGGCCAGCGTGAGGGCGGGCGTGTGCTGGCACGGCTGATTCAAAAGACCATTTTTGAAGCCACGGGGCTGACTTGCTCGGTGGGCGTCGCGCCCAACAAGCTCTTGGCCAAGATGGCCAGCGAGTTCAACAAGCCCAATGGCATCTCGATTGTTCAGGCTGAAGATTTGCAAACCCAGATCTGGCCGCTACCCTGCCGCAAGGTCAACGGCATAGGCCCCAAGGCCGATGAAAAGCTCAAAAATCTGGGCATAGAAACCATTGGCGATCTGGCCGCTAAAAGCCTGCCGCAGTTGCTGCAATGGTTTGGCAAATCCTACGGGCACTGGCTGCATGAATCCGCATGGGGCCGCGATGAGCGGGCGGTGGTGACGCAAAGCGAGCCAGTATCAATGAGCCGAGAAACCACCTTTGAGCGCGACTTGCATGCCGTGCATGACAAGGCCGAGTTGGGGGCCGTCTTTACCGATTTGTGTGAGCGGGTGGCGGATGACTTGCGGCTCAAAGGCTATGTGGGTCGCACCGTCGGCATCAAGCTGCGTTATGACGATTTCAAAATCGCCACGCGGGACCTGACCTTGGCTTTACCTGTTCAAGATGCCGCAGCCATTCGTCAAGCCGCAGGTCAATGCCTCAAACGGGTGCCACTGGCCAAGCGCATGCGGCTGCTGGGGGTGAAGGTGTCGGGCTTGATTTCAGAGCAGGCATGGCAGGCCAGTGAGCATGACCCCGTGGCGCGAGAGTCACTGCTGAGGCCGCAAAACTTGACCTCCATCAAGAACTCGGACCCTTATACGGTATCTCTGTTCTAA
- a CDS encoding PAS domain-containing methyl-accepting chemotaxis protein: protein MRMNLPVSQQNYNFPGDELLVSSTNTKGEIVHCNPAFVRVSGYEYEELVGQPHNLIRHPDMPAAAFKDMWRTIAHGYPWTALVKNRRKNGDHYWVRANVTPIMEGGKPRGYLSVRTKPSVKEVAEAEALYARMREEEKSNKPSFRLRAGEVRSLGLMGLWDSRKDVGLVARMACLLAVLTLIVLLPDMLGWQGAAAWGWRAASLVLGAVFVLWRFHLRCVAGLEEASRFAADVAACNLSTECNQSYNGAMGALMLRLQQIQINLRAVVGDVRNEVHGFSDTAHEIAQNSFDLSERTESQASSLQQTAASMEEISGTVSQTADTAQFMARASDESSKVASRSGAAISEVGQAMEHIRGSSTRMSEIIGVIESIAFQTNLLALNAAVEAARAGEQGRGFAVVAAEVRALAQRSADAAKEISVLINRTVDGINDGNARMRSAGQTIDGMVQAVDKVGSLVHQISIATREQSLGISQVNEAVAQLDSMTQQNAALVEMSSSSAQSLRQSARTLERSVDVFHL from the coding sequence ATGCGCATGAACCTGCCGGTATCTCAGCAAAACTACAACTTCCCCGGTGATGAACTGCTGGTCTCCAGCACCAATACCAAGGGCGAGATCGTCCATTGCAACCCGGCGTTTGTGCGGGTCAGCGGCTATGAATATGAAGAGCTGGTCGGCCAGCCGCATAACCTGATTCGCCACCCCGACATGCCCGCTGCCGCCTTCAAGGACATGTGGCGCACGATTGCCCATGGTTATCCGTGGACGGCGCTGGTCAAAAACCGCCGCAAAAATGGTGACCATTACTGGGTGCGCGCTAACGTCACGCCCATCATGGAAGGCGGCAAGCCGCGCGGTTATTTGTCGGTGCGAACCAAGCCTTCAGTCAAAGAAGTGGCTGAAGCTGAAGCCTTGTATGCACGCATGCGTGAAGAGGAAAAATCCAACAAGCCCAGCTTTCGCTTGCGAGCAGGCGAGGTGCGCAGCTTAGGCCTGATGGGCCTGTGGGATAGCCGCAAAGATGTGGGATTGGTCGCCCGCATGGCATGTTTGCTGGCGGTGCTGACGCTGATTGTGCTGTTGCCCGATATGTTGGGCTGGCAAGGTGCTGCGGCTTGGGGCTGGCGCGCGGCCAGTTTGGTGTTGGGCGCAGTGTTTGTGTTGTGGCGCTTTCATCTGCGCTGCGTGGCAGGGCTTGAAGAGGCCAGCCGCTTTGCTGCGGATGTGGCGGCTTGCAACTTGAGCACCGAATGCAATCAGAGCTACAACGGTGCCATGGGGGCGTTGATGCTGCGACTGCAGCAAATTCAGATCAACCTGCGCGCCGTGGTGGGTGATGTGCGCAACGAGGTGCACGGCTTTTCCGATACTGCCCATGAAATTGCGCAAAACAGCTTTGACCTGTCCGAGCGAACCGAGTCGCAAGCCAGCAGTTTGCAGCAGACTGCTGCCTCGATGGAGGAGATCTCTGGCACGGTTTCGCAAACGGCAGACACCGCCCAGTTCATGGCCCGTGCTAGCGATGAAAGTAGCAAGGTTGCCAGCCGCAGCGGCGCGGCCATCAGCGAAGTGGGGCAGGCAATGGAGCATATTCGCGGCTCATCAACCCGCATGAGTGAAATCATTGGCGTGATTGAAAGCATTGCCTTTCAAACCAATTTGCTGGCGCTCAACGCTGCGGTGGAAGCCGCCCGTGCGGGTGAGCAAGGCCGCGGCTTTGCGGTGGTGGCGGCGGAGGTGCGTGCGTTGGCCCAGCGCAGCGCCGATGCGGCCAAGGAAATTAGCGTGCTGATTAACCGCACCGTGGATGGCATCAACGATGGCAATGCCCGCATGCGCTCTGCCGGACAGACCATTGACGGCATGGTGCAAGCCGTGGACAAGGTGGGCTCTTTGGTGCACCAGATCAGCATTGCCACGCGAGAGCAGTCGCTGGGCATCTCTCAAGTCAATGAGGCGGTGGCACAGCTCGACTCCATGACGCAGCAGAACGCGGCGCTGGTTGAGATGTCCAGCAGTTCGGCGCAGTCGCTGCGCCAAAGCGCTAGAACGCTTGAGCGTTCGGTGGATGTGTTCCATCTTTGA
- the queF gene encoding NADPH-dependent 7-cyano-7-deazaguanine reductase QueF (Catalyzes the NADPH-dependent reduction of 7-cyano-7-deazaguanine (preQ0) to 7-aminomethyl-7-deazaguanine (preQ1) in queuosine biosynthesis) — protein sequence MHTPEQSQLGKSSAYVDQYDASLLFPLPRKPKRDEIGAGSNPPFFGADLWMAFELSWLNLRGKPQVALMHFTIPCETPNLIESKSFKLYLNSFNNTRFADASEVLALLRTDLAEAAWRGSESKGSVGVRLLEAEQFQTQKVHELDGLLLDRLDVECTQYTPAPELLVAKQGEPPVTETLVSNLLKSNCLVTGQPDWGSVQIQYSGDQIDQEGLLKYLVSFRNHNEFHEQCVERIFMDIWTRCKPIKLSVYARYTRRGGLDINPFRTSHPGALPANVRTARQ from the coding sequence ATGCATACCCCTGAACAATCACAGCTGGGCAAAAGCTCAGCCTATGTGGACCAATACGACGCGTCCCTGCTTTTCCCCCTGCCCCGCAAACCTAAGCGCGACGAAATTGGCGCAGGCAGTAACCCACCCTTTTTTGGCGCTGACCTGTGGATGGCCTTTGAGCTGTCGTGGCTCAACCTGCGCGGCAAGCCTCAGGTGGCGCTGATGCATTTCACCATTCCGTGCGAGACACCGAACCTGATCGAGAGCAAGTCTTTCAAGCTCTACCTCAACAGCTTTAACAACACCCGCTTTGCCGATGCCAGCGAAGTGCTTGCACTGCTGCGCACTGACCTGGCCGAAGCCGCATGGCGCGGCAGCGAAAGCAAGGGCAGCGTGGGCGTTCGTTTGCTTGAAGCCGAGCAATTCCAGACCCAAAAAGTGCATGAGCTTGACGGTCTACTGCTAGACCGCCTTGATGTGGAGTGCACCCAATACACCCCAGCGCCTGAGCTGTTAGTAGCCAAGCAGGGCGAGCCGCCCGTGACCGAAACACTGGTCAGCAACCTACTCAAAAGCAACTGCCTAGTGACCGGCCAGCCCGACTGGGGAAGCGTGCAAATTCAATACTCTGGCGACCAAATTGACCAAGAAGGTTTGCTGAAATATCTGGTGAGCTTTCGCAATCACAACGAATTCCACGAGCAATGCGTGGAGCGCATCTTTATGGATATCTGGACGCGCTGCAAACCCATCAAACTCAGCGTCTACGCCCGCTACACCCGCCGCGGCGGCTTGGACATCAACCCGTTTCGCACCAGCCACCCCGGCGCCCTGCCCGCTAATGTGCGCACGGCCCGTCAGTAA